The Streptomyces halobius genomic interval GGGGGCCCGCTGGTCAGCGGGAAAATGAGCCGGCCTTGATGTCCGCAATGAAGGCGGAGAAGGAGGTGGAGGGGAAGGAGAGGACAGGCCCCTCCGGGTCCTTACTGTCCCGAACGGGCACGACGCCGCGCGAGGCGACGAGGTTAGCGGCGACCTCGATGCAAGAACCGCCGCTGCCGCTGTAGGAGGACTTGAACCAGGTGAGGGGGAGGGAGTCGGTCGTCACGGGGTGCCCTTTCGTACCTGCTCTATCATGGCCACTGATTCAGCCTGGGAAAGCGCTTCGGCCTGTAGTTGATGGTAGGCCCTCACCAGTGGCAGTACGGATGTGATCTCCCTGTCCAAGTGTCCGTTGGTCTCGGACTCAACGTAGGACATGACGGAGCGATCGGGCAGGGTCAGCAGATTCACTAGCCGATTGAACGGGCGGCGCTCGCCCATGGAGTAGGGGGCCAACTGGAGCGTGGTGTCCGGCTGGCCGGCGAACTCGATCAGACGAGCCAACTGGCGCTCCATGACCTGGGCCCCTCCGATCGGCCGCCGGATACAGCTTTCATCCAAGACCACGATCACCATGGG includes:
- a CDS encoding DUF397 domain-containing protein, whose amino-acid sequence is MTTDSLPLTWFKSSYSGSGGSCIEVAANLVASRGVVPVRDSKDPEGPVLSFPSTSFSAFIADIKAGSFSR